In Carya illinoinensis cultivar Pawnee chromosome 10, C.illinoinensisPawnee_v1, whole genome shotgun sequence, one DNA window encodes the following:
- the LOC122278466 gene encoding receptor-like protein 35: MAAPTSFLMLYFVCGFSIAFAATPNITTDQSALLALKAHISFDPQNHLTNNWSTNTSVCNWEGVLCDSRHYRVMVLDLSFMGLVGTIPPHIGNLSFLVSLSIQNNSFHGSIPIELSHLTRLKFFHFGYNEFDGAIPSQMGSLSKLRELYLHKNNFIGTIPQSLFNISSLQIISLGFNQLSGTIPSSIFKISSLQEIYLGPNRLSRPMPSIFFNISSLQIIALGFNMLHGGLSTHMFDHLPNLQFLAIPRN, encoded by the coding sequence ATGGCTGCCCCAACAAGTTTCCTGATGCTTTATTTTGTGTGTGGGTTTAGCATTGCCTTCGCAGCAACTCCCAACATTACCACAGATCAATCTGCTCTTCTTGCCTTGAAGGctcatatttcttttgatcCCCAAAATCATTTGACAAACAACTGGTCCACAAATACTTCCGTTTGCAATTGGGAAGGTGTCTTATGTGATTCTAGACATTACCGAGTCATGGTCTTAGACCTTTCTTTCATGGGCCTTGTAGGTACCATTCCTCCACATATTGGAAACCTTTCATTTCTTGTGAGCCTTAGCATCCAAAACAATAGTTTCCATGGCTCAATCCCAATTGAGTTGTCTCATCTTACTCGATTAAAATTCTTTCACTTTGGATACAATGAATTCGATGGAGCAATTCCATCACAGATGGGATCGCTTAGTAAACTTAGAGAATTGTATCTACACAAGAACAATTTCATAGGGACTATTCCACAATCTCTGTTTAACATATCTTCATTGCAAATTATTAGTCTTGGATTCAATCAGCTTTCAGGCACCATACCTTCCTCTATCTTCAAGATATCTTCCTTGCAAGAAATTTATCTTGGACCGAACAGGCTTTCAAGACCGATGCCCTCCATTTTCTTCAACATATCTTCACTACAAATCATTGCACTCGGCTTCAATATGCTACATGGTGGACTATCTACACATATGTTTGATCATCTTCCCAATCTACAGTTTCTTGCTATTCCTCGTAATTAA
- the LOC122278038 gene encoding zinc finger BED domain-containing protein RICESLEEPER 2-like isoform X1, with product MSVRTMDSFRSDTPTNLRDNEISTPLASNINLSSSSNTILPPKRKASKDPSTVWEHFTKIDGCSLSDPKAGCNYCHKTYACHPKKHGTSSMLHHVGVCKKNPDRNRPKDQQATHKFDPEDVRMAIAEMIICDEVPFKVVEGQGFRKVCQSLEPRFQVPSRTTVARDCIKLFKKEKEKLRKVFKEIGRVSLTTDTWTSNQNFNYMCLTAHFIDCEWKLHKKIINFCLIPNHKGDTIGRHVESCLQDWGIEKIFTVTVDNASSNDVAIDYLKRFVEGHLLEGKYIHIRCCAHIMNLIVNDGLKDCDDSIARVRNAVKYVRSSPARMEKFKKCIEKEKISCLKLVCLDVPTRWNSTYLMLEVAETFQKPFLRLENEDGYFSRYCRSVGLSPPSSSDWVRVKIMVKFLKIFYDATVRLSGSLYVTSNAYFQEICGIQSHLSKMSQSNDPVLKVMATSMKSKYNKYWGSIEKTNLMIFIAVVLDPRCKFSLLHFWFKKIYGGNLVEEMIVKVKELMIDMYGEYSIMYGSSGGVSYSEPPSSVDPSMIDSDSQQSFWVEYEQEIIESSLRNKSEIDQYLEHGCEARVPNFDILDWWKINEIKYPILARVARDVMAIPVSTISSESAFSAGGRVLDPFRCSLSPRTVEALVCTQNWLKDPITIDLRASLDNVESFEAESEFDPQSSFIYIDDE from the exons ATGTCAGTTCGTACCATGGATTCCTTCAGAAGTGACACTCCTACAAATTTAAGAGACAATGAGATTTCTACTCCTTTAGCTTCAAACATTAATTTGTCTAGTAGTAGCAACACCATCCTCCCTCCCAAAAGGAAGGCAAgtaaggacccatcaacggtgTGGGAACACTTCACAAAAATAGATGGATGTTCATTAAGTGACCCAAAAGCGGGGTGTAATTATTGCCACAAGACTTACGCTTGTCACCCCAAAAAACATGGTACATCAAGTATGTTGCATCATGTTGGTGTTTGTAAAAAAAACCCTGATAGAAATAGACCCAAGGATCAACAAGCTACACATAAGTTTGATCCAGAAGATGTACGAATGGCAATTGCAGAGATGATAATTTGTGATGAGGTTCCGTTTAAGGTGGTGGAAGGACAAGGATTTAGGAAGGTATGTCAATCACTAGAACCAAGATTCCAAGTGCCATCACGAACCACTGTAGCGAGAGATTGtattaaactatttaaaaaagagaaggagaagttGAGGAAAGTATTTAAGGAAATTGGGCGGGTTAGTTTAACTACTGACACTTGGACATCCAATCAGAACTTCAATTATATGTGTCTTACTGCACACTTTATTGactgtgaatggaaattacacaaaaaaattataaatttttgtttaattcctAATCACAAAGGGGACACTATTGGAAGGCATGTGGAGTCGTGTCTACAGGATTGGGGTATTGAGAAGATTTTTACTgttacagttgacaatgcttCCTCAAACGATGTTGCCATTGATTACTTAAAAAGATTTGTGGAAGGTCATTTGTTGGAGGGGAAGTATATTCACATAAGGTGTTGCGCTCATATTATGAACCTTATTGTGAATGATGGGCTAAAAGATTGTGATGATTCAATTGCAAGGGTGCGCAATGCGGTTAAATATGTTAGATCATCTCCTGCAAGAatggaaaaattcaaaaagtgtATAGAGAAGGAGAAAATCAGTTGTTTAAAATTAGTGTGCCTTGATGTTCCCACCAGATGGAACTCCACTTATCTCATGCTAGAAGTTGCAGAAACATTTCAAAAACCATTTTTGCGATTGGAGAATGAAGATGGTTATTTTTCTCGCTATTGTCGTAGTGTGGGCTTGAGCCCCCCAAGCTCTAGTGATTGGGTGAGAGTTAAAATAATGGTtaaatttttgaagattttttatgatgCTACTGTGAGACTTTCTGGCTCTTTGTATGTCACAtctaatgcatattttcaaGAGATTTGTGGCATTCAATCGCATTTATCAAAAATGAGTCAAAGTAATGATCCAGTCTTGAAAGTTATGGCTACGAGCATGAAGAGtaaatataacaaatattgGGGATCAATTGAAAAGACTAACTTGATGATATTCATTGCTGTTGTTCTTGATCCAAGATGCAAATTTAGTCTTTTGCATTTTtggttcaaaaaaatatatggtggTAATTTAGTTGAAGAAATGATTGTAAAAGTGAAAGAATTGATGATTGACATGTACGGGGAGTATAGTATTATgtatgggagttcaggtggagTTTCATACTCTGAGCCTCCTTCCTCAGTTGATCCTAGTATGATTGATTCTGATTCTCAGCAAAGTTTTTGGGTTGAATATGAGCAAGAAATTATTGAAAGTAGTTTGAGGAACAAATCAGAGATTGATCAATACTTGGAACATGGTTGTGAGGCACGAGttccaaattttgatattttagatTGGTGGAAGATCAATGAAATCAAGTATCCTATTTTGGCGAGAGTTGCACGGGATGTGATGGCCATTCCTGTTTCTACTATTTCTTCTGAGTCAGCCTTTAGTGCAGGGGGTCGGGTGCTTGACCCATTTCGTTGTTCATTATCTCCAAGAACAGTTGAGGCACTTGTTTGTACTCAGAATTGGTTAAAAGATCCAATAACTATTGATCTTCGTGCCTCGCTGGACAATGTTGAAAGTTTTGAGGCAGAATCAG aATTTGATCCCCAATCAAGCtttatttatattgatgatgagtga
- the LOC122278038 gene encoding zinc finger BED domain-containing protein RICESLEEPER 2-like isoform X2, which yields MDSFRSDTPTNLRDNEISTPLASNINLSSSSNTILPPKRKASKDPSTVWEHFTKIDGCSLSDPKAGCNYCHKTYACHPKKHGTSSMLHHVGVCKKNPDRNRPKDQQATHKFDPEDVRMAIAEMIICDEVPFKVVEGQGFRKVCQSLEPRFQVPSRTTVARDCIKLFKKEKEKLRKVFKEIGRVSLTTDTWTSNQNFNYMCLTAHFIDCEWKLHKKIINFCLIPNHKGDTIGRHVESCLQDWGIEKIFTVTVDNASSNDVAIDYLKRFVEGHLLEGKYIHIRCCAHIMNLIVNDGLKDCDDSIARVRNAVKYVRSSPARMEKFKKCIEKEKISCLKLVCLDVPTRWNSTYLMLEVAETFQKPFLRLENEDGYFSRYCRSVGLSPPSSSDWVRVKIMVKFLKIFYDATVRLSGSLYVTSNAYFQEICGIQSHLSKMSQSNDPVLKVMATSMKSKYNKYWGSIEKTNLMIFIAVVLDPRCKFSLLHFWFKKIYGGNLVEEMIVKVKELMIDMYGEYSIMYGSSGGVSYSEPPSSVDPSMIDSDSQQSFWVEYEQEIIESSLRNKSEIDQYLEHGCEARVPNFDILDWWKINEIKYPILARVARDVMAIPVSTISSESAFSAGGRVLDPFRCSLSPRTVEALVCTQNWLKDPITIDLRASLDNVESFEAESEFDPQSSFIYIDDE from the exons ATGGATTCCTTCAGAAGTGACACTCCTACAAATTTAAGAGACAATGAGATTTCTACTCCTTTAGCTTCAAACATTAATTTGTCTAGTAGTAGCAACACCATCCTCCCTCCCAAAAGGAAGGCAAgtaaggacccatcaacggtgTGGGAACACTTCACAAAAATAGATGGATGTTCATTAAGTGACCCAAAAGCGGGGTGTAATTATTGCCACAAGACTTACGCTTGTCACCCCAAAAAACATGGTACATCAAGTATGTTGCATCATGTTGGTGTTTGTAAAAAAAACCCTGATAGAAATAGACCCAAGGATCAACAAGCTACACATAAGTTTGATCCAGAAGATGTACGAATGGCAATTGCAGAGATGATAATTTGTGATGAGGTTCCGTTTAAGGTGGTGGAAGGACAAGGATTTAGGAAGGTATGTCAATCACTAGAACCAAGATTCCAAGTGCCATCACGAACCACTGTAGCGAGAGATTGtattaaactatttaaaaaagagaaggagaagttGAGGAAAGTATTTAAGGAAATTGGGCGGGTTAGTTTAACTACTGACACTTGGACATCCAATCAGAACTTCAATTATATGTGTCTTACTGCACACTTTATTGactgtgaatggaaattacacaaaaaaattataaatttttgtttaattcctAATCACAAAGGGGACACTATTGGAAGGCATGTGGAGTCGTGTCTACAGGATTGGGGTATTGAGAAGATTTTTACTgttacagttgacaatgcttCCTCAAACGATGTTGCCATTGATTACTTAAAAAGATTTGTGGAAGGTCATTTGTTGGAGGGGAAGTATATTCACATAAGGTGTTGCGCTCATATTATGAACCTTATTGTGAATGATGGGCTAAAAGATTGTGATGATTCAATTGCAAGGGTGCGCAATGCGGTTAAATATGTTAGATCATCTCCTGCAAGAatggaaaaattcaaaaagtgtATAGAGAAGGAGAAAATCAGTTGTTTAAAATTAGTGTGCCTTGATGTTCCCACCAGATGGAACTCCACTTATCTCATGCTAGAAGTTGCAGAAACATTTCAAAAACCATTTTTGCGATTGGAGAATGAAGATGGTTATTTTTCTCGCTATTGTCGTAGTGTGGGCTTGAGCCCCCCAAGCTCTAGTGATTGGGTGAGAGTTAAAATAATGGTtaaatttttgaagattttttatgatgCTACTGTGAGACTTTCTGGCTCTTTGTATGTCACAtctaatgcatattttcaaGAGATTTGTGGCATTCAATCGCATTTATCAAAAATGAGTCAAAGTAATGATCCAGTCTTGAAAGTTATGGCTACGAGCATGAAGAGtaaatataacaaatattgGGGATCAATTGAAAAGACTAACTTGATGATATTCATTGCTGTTGTTCTTGATCCAAGATGCAAATTTAGTCTTTTGCATTTTtggttcaaaaaaatatatggtggTAATTTAGTTGAAGAAATGATTGTAAAAGTGAAAGAATTGATGATTGACATGTACGGGGAGTATAGTATTATgtatgggagttcaggtggagTTTCATACTCTGAGCCTCCTTCCTCAGTTGATCCTAGTATGATTGATTCTGATTCTCAGCAAAGTTTTTGGGTTGAATATGAGCAAGAAATTATTGAAAGTAGTTTGAGGAACAAATCAGAGATTGATCAATACTTGGAACATGGTTGTGAGGCACGAGttccaaattttgatattttagatTGGTGGAAGATCAATGAAATCAAGTATCCTATTTTGGCGAGAGTTGCACGGGATGTGATGGCCATTCCTGTTTCTACTATTTCTTCTGAGTCAGCCTTTAGTGCAGGGGGTCGGGTGCTTGACCCATTTCGTTGTTCATTATCTCCAAGAACAGTTGAGGCACTTGTTTGTACTCAGAATTGGTTAAAAGATCCAATAACTATTGATCTTCGTGCCTCGCTGGACAATGTTGAAAGTTTTGAGGCAGAATCAG aATTTGATCCCCAATCAAGCtttatttatattgatgatgagtga
- the LOC122278037 gene encoding receptor kinase-like protein Xa21 isoform X1, translated as MLTQLLLGDNNFEGRLPPEIENLTMLKELQLSYNNFEGLIPNQVDNLQNLELFDIGINGFFGTIPFGIFNISTIRAIALEANNLSGQLPSNMGLFLPSLQQLILWGNKLRGTIPNSISNTSQLVNIDLGQNSFSGLIPKTLGNLRFLQRLRLEWNDLTVESPELSIFSYLSNCINLVVLALGKNHLNGFLPKSIGNLSISLQKLRLYNCELKGSIPIEIEHLSGLTTLTLTNNKLSGLVPTTIGSLHMLQGLYLGGNRLKGTIPPELCYLRSLFQLYLGSNYLSGHIPRCIDNMTSLRSFRLDFNQLTSVIPLSLWRLTDLLEVDFSSNSLSGSLSSEIEKIKVLRILNLSRNQLSGDIPKTIGGLKDLTKLSLAINQLEGSIPISFGELVSLEFLDLSDNNLSGEIPKSLEGLHSLKYLNLSFNKLQGEIPTRGPFLSFSVAAFMSNKALCGATRLKVPPCEEGGPHKTKTTWPNMLRYVLPAIGFIMLALTLAFAWKRWKKRNPKSPAQVDLYPLVTWRRISHQQLVQATNGFSSNNLLGEGSFGSVYQGTLLDGMNIAVKIMNMQVKGAFKSFDVECEVLRNIRHRNLVKIISICRSIDFKAFVLEYMPNGNLDIWLHSEDHYLNILQRLNIMIDIVSALEYLHHGYSTTIIHCDLKPSNVLLDEEMVAHVADFGMAKLLDDRDSMMQTMTLATFGYMAPEYGSEGVVSTRGDVYSYGMLLMETFTRKKPKDGMFIGEMTLKHWVDESLLTSILDIVDANLLRNEKEHAAMEDCISSVMRLALECCAESPTQRIDIKNVSATLNKLKSKFVLDIRTS; from the exons ATGCTTACACAGCTACTCCTTGGTGACAACAACTTTGAAG GAAGACTACCCCCAGAAATAGAAAACTTAACCATGCTTAAGGAGTTACAACTTTCCTACAACAACTTTGAAG GTTTAATACCAAATCAAGTTGATAATCTGCAAAATCTAGAGTTATTCGATATTGGAATCAATGGTTTTTTTGGCacaattccatttgggatcttCAATATCTCAACAATAAGAGCAATTGCATTGGAGGCAAATAACCTATCAGGCCAGCTTCCATCAAATATGGGTCTATTCCTTCCAAGTCTTCAACAACTTATTCTTTGGGGAAATAAATTGAGAGGAACAATTCCCAACTCAATCTCTAATACTTCACAGCTCGTTAACATAGACTTGGGTCAGAACTCATTCTCGGGCTTAATTCCAAAAACGCTTGGAAATTTAAGATTCCTCCAGCGGCTCAGACTAGAGTGGAATGATTTGACAGTTGAATCACCAGAATTGAGTATTTTCTCCTATTTGTCCAATTGTATAAATCTCGTTGTTTTAGCTTTGGGCAAAAATCACTTGAACGGCTTCCTTCCCAAGTCCATTGGAaacctctctatttctcttcAAAAACTTCGTCTATATAATTGCGAACTTAAGGGTAGCATTCCAATAGAGATTGAGCATTTAAGTGGTTTGACTACATTGACCTTAACCAACAACAAATTGAGCGGACTTGTTCCTACCACAATAGGAAGTTTGCACATGCTTCAAGGTTTGTACCTTGGTGGTAATAGACTAAAAGGAACCATACCACCAGAACTGTGTTATCTAAGGAGCTTGTTTCAATTATATTTAGGTAGTAATTATCTATCTGGACACATTCCTAGATGCATAGATAATATGACTTCGCTAAGATCTTTCCGCTTAGACTTCAATCAATTAACTTCAGTGATTCCATTGAGCTTGTGGAGGCTTACAGATCTCTTGGAGGTTGACTTCTCATCCAATTCTTTAAGTGGCTCTCTTTCATCtgagattgagaaaataaaGGTCTTGAGGATATTAAATTTGTCAAGAAATCAACTATCAGGTGATATCCCCAAAACAATTGGTGGCCTCAAAGATTTGACTAAGCTCTCCTTGGCAATAAATCAACTAGAAGGCTCAATTCCTATATCTTTTGGTGAATTGGTAAGCTTGGAGTTCTTAGATCTTTCTGATAACAATTTGTCTGGAGAGATTCCCAAGTCCTTAGAAGGACTCCATTCCCTCAAATATCTAAATCTCTCATTCAATAAACTACAAGGAGAAATTCCCACAAGAGGACCATTTCTAAGCTTCTCAGTTGCAGCATTTATGTCAAACAAAGCACTTTGTGGTGCAACTCGATTGAAAGTTCCCCCATGTGAAGAAGGTGGTCCTCACAAAACGAAGACAACATGGCCAAATATGCTAAGGTATGTATTGCCAGCAATTGGGTTTATAATGCTTGCATTGACCCTTGCATTTGCTTGGAAAAGATGGAAAAAGAGGAATCCAAAATCTCCTGCTCAAGTAGACTTGTACCCTCTAGTTACATGGAGAAGAATTTCTCACCAACAACTTGTACAAGCAACGAATGGATTCAGCTCTAATAATTTACTCGGTGAAGGAAGTTTTGGGTCTGTATACCAAGGAACACTTTTAGATGG gaTGAATATTGCAGTAAAAATTATGAACATGCAAGTGAAAGGGGCATTCAAAAGTTTTGATGTAGAGTGTGAGGTGCTACGAAATATTCGTCATCGAAATCTTGTCAAGATCATCAGCATTTGTAGGAGTATTGACTTCAAAGCCTTTGTATTGGAATACATGCCTAATGGAAACTTAGACATATGGCTGCACTCTGAAGATCACTATCTTAATATCTTACAAAGGCTAAATATAATGATTGATATCGTATCAGCATTAGAATACCTTCATCATGGTTATTCAACAACAATTATTCATTGTGATCTGAAACCTAGCAATGTCTTATTAGATGAAGAAATGGTTGCACATGTTGCCGATTTTGGCATGGCCAAACTCTTAGATGATAGGGACTCTATGATGCAGACCATGACTCTTGCAACTTTTGGGTACATGGCACCAg AGTATGGATCTGAAGGAGTTGTTTCTACAAGAGGCGATGTGTATAGTTATGGCATGCTACTAATGGAAACTTTCACAAGAAAGAAGCCTAAGGATGGCATGTTTATTGGAGAAATGACCTTGAAGCATTGGGTAGATGAATCACTGCTCACTTCAATACTCGATATTGTTGATGCCAATTTGttgagaaatgaaaaagaacatGCTGCCATGGAAGACTGCATATCTTCAGTTATGAGATTGGCTTTGGAATGTTGTGCAGAGTCACCTACACAAAGAATTGACATAAAAAATGTTTCAGCCACACTCAATAAGCTCAAATCAAAGTTTGTTCTAGATATTAGAACAAGCTAA
- the LOC122278037 gene encoding receptor kinase-like protein Xa21 isoform X2 → MLTQLLLGDNNFEGLIPNQVDNLQNLELFDIGINGFFGTIPFGIFNISTIRAIALEANNLSGQLPSNMGLFLPSLQQLILWGNKLRGTIPNSISNTSQLVNIDLGQNSFSGLIPKTLGNLRFLQRLRLEWNDLTVESPELSIFSYLSNCINLVVLALGKNHLNGFLPKSIGNLSISLQKLRLYNCELKGSIPIEIEHLSGLTTLTLTNNKLSGLVPTTIGSLHMLQGLYLGGNRLKGTIPPELCYLRSLFQLYLGSNYLSGHIPRCIDNMTSLRSFRLDFNQLTSVIPLSLWRLTDLLEVDFSSNSLSGSLSSEIEKIKVLRILNLSRNQLSGDIPKTIGGLKDLTKLSLAINQLEGSIPISFGELVSLEFLDLSDNNLSGEIPKSLEGLHSLKYLNLSFNKLQGEIPTRGPFLSFSVAAFMSNKALCGATRLKVPPCEEGGPHKTKTTWPNMLRYVLPAIGFIMLALTLAFAWKRWKKRNPKSPAQVDLYPLVTWRRISHQQLVQATNGFSSNNLLGEGSFGSVYQGTLLDGMNIAVKIMNMQVKGAFKSFDVECEVLRNIRHRNLVKIISICRSIDFKAFVLEYMPNGNLDIWLHSEDHYLNILQRLNIMIDIVSALEYLHHGYSTTIIHCDLKPSNVLLDEEMVAHVADFGMAKLLDDRDSMMQTMTLATFGYMAPEYGSEGVVSTRGDVYSYGMLLMETFTRKKPKDGMFIGEMTLKHWVDESLLTSILDIVDANLLRNEKEHAAMEDCISSVMRLALECCAESPTQRIDIKNVSATLNKLKSKFVLDIRTS, encoded by the exons ATGCTTACACAGCTACTCCTTGGTGACAACAACTTTGAAG GTTTAATACCAAATCAAGTTGATAATCTGCAAAATCTAGAGTTATTCGATATTGGAATCAATGGTTTTTTTGGCacaattccatttgggatcttCAATATCTCAACAATAAGAGCAATTGCATTGGAGGCAAATAACCTATCAGGCCAGCTTCCATCAAATATGGGTCTATTCCTTCCAAGTCTTCAACAACTTATTCTTTGGGGAAATAAATTGAGAGGAACAATTCCCAACTCAATCTCTAATACTTCACAGCTCGTTAACATAGACTTGGGTCAGAACTCATTCTCGGGCTTAATTCCAAAAACGCTTGGAAATTTAAGATTCCTCCAGCGGCTCAGACTAGAGTGGAATGATTTGACAGTTGAATCACCAGAATTGAGTATTTTCTCCTATTTGTCCAATTGTATAAATCTCGTTGTTTTAGCTTTGGGCAAAAATCACTTGAACGGCTTCCTTCCCAAGTCCATTGGAaacctctctatttctcttcAAAAACTTCGTCTATATAATTGCGAACTTAAGGGTAGCATTCCAATAGAGATTGAGCATTTAAGTGGTTTGACTACATTGACCTTAACCAACAACAAATTGAGCGGACTTGTTCCTACCACAATAGGAAGTTTGCACATGCTTCAAGGTTTGTACCTTGGTGGTAATAGACTAAAAGGAACCATACCACCAGAACTGTGTTATCTAAGGAGCTTGTTTCAATTATATTTAGGTAGTAATTATCTATCTGGACACATTCCTAGATGCATAGATAATATGACTTCGCTAAGATCTTTCCGCTTAGACTTCAATCAATTAACTTCAGTGATTCCATTGAGCTTGTGGAGGCTTACAGATCTCTTGGAGGTTGACTTCTCATCCAATTCTTTAAGTGGCTCTCTTTCATCtgagattgagaaaataaaGGTCTTGAGGATATTAAATTTGTCAAGAAATCAACTATCAGGTGATATCCCCAAAACAATTGGTGGCCTCAAAGATTTGACTAAGCTCTCCTTGGCAATAAATCAACTAGAAGGCTCAATTCCTATATCTTTTGGTGAATTGGTAAGCTTGGAGTTCTTAGATCTTTCTGATAACAATTTGTCTGGAGAGATTCCCAAGTCCTTAGAAGGACTCCATTCCCTCAAATATCTAAATCTCTCATTCAATAAACTACAAGGAGAAATTCCCACAAGAGGACCATTTCTAAGCTTCTCAGTTGCAGCATTTATGTCAAACAAAGCACTTTGTGGTGCAACTCGATTGAAAGTTCCCCCATGTGAAGAAGGTGGTCCTCACAAAACGAAGACAACATGGCCAAATATGCTAAGGTATGTATTGCCAGCAATTGGGTTTATAATGCTTGCATTGACCCTTGCATTTGCTTGGAAAAGATGGAAAAAGAGGAATCCAAAATCTCCTGCTCAAGTAGACTTGTACCCTCTAGTTACATGGAGAAGAATTTCTCACCAACAACTTGTACAAGCAACGAATGGATTCAGCTCTAATAATTTACTCGGTGAAGGAAGTTTTGGGTCTGTATACCAAGGAACACTTTTAGATGG gaTGAATATTGCAGTAAAAATTATGAACATGCAAGTGAAAGGGGCATTCAAAAGTTTTGATGTAGAGTGTGAGGTGCTACGAAATATTCGTCATCGAAATCTTGTCAAGATCATCAGCATTTGTAGGAGTATTGACTTCAAAGCCTTTGTATTGGAATACATGCCTAATGGAAACTTAGACATATGGCTGCACTCTGAAGATCACTATCTTAATATCTTACAAAGGCTAAATATAATGATTGATATCGTATCAGCATTAGAATACCTTCATCATGGTTATTCAACAACAATTATTCATTGTGATCTGAAACCTAGCAATGTCTTATTAGATGAAGAAATGGTTGCACATGTTGCCGATTTTGGCATGGCCAAACTCTTAGATGATAGGGACTCTATGATGCAGACCATGACTCTTGCAACTTTTGGGTACATGGCACCAg AGTATGGATCTGAAGGAGTTGTTTCTACAAGAGGCGATGTGTATAGTTATGGCATGCTACTAATGGAAACTTTCACAAGAAAGAAGCCTAAGGATGGCATGTTTATTGGAGAAATGACCTTGAAGCATTGGGTAGATGAATCACTGCTCACTTCAATACTCGATATTGTTGATGCCAATTTGttgagaaatgaaaaagaacatGCTGCCATGGAAGACTGCATATCTTCAGTTATGAGATTGGCTTTGGAATGTTGTGCAGAGTCACCTACACAAAGAATTGACATAAAAAATGTTTCAGCCACACTCAATAAGCTCAAATCAAAGTTTGTTCTAGATATTAGAACAAGCTAA